One genomic segment of Arthrobacter sp. zg-Y1110 includes these proteins:
- a CDS encoding ABC-F family ATP-binding cassette domain-containing protein, producing MTATLVARDLSGGHAHRTLFEHLSLTVAPGDVVGVVGANGAGKSTLLRLLAGAAEPQAGTVSTSPADAFVGWLPQEHERLAGETVGAYLARRTGAAASTVAMEAAAEALGSELPGADDAYAAALDRWLASGAADLEDRAPAVLADLGLQLGLDTGMAGLSGGQAARVALAALLLSRFDIVLLDEPTNDLDLDGLARLEQFVRGLRGGVVLVSHDREFLARCVTTVVELDLAQNSVAVYDGGYEAYLEERAVARRHAREAYDEFADKKADLVSRARTTREWSSQGVRNAMKKNPDNDKIRRKASTESSEKQARKVRQMESRIARLDEVEEPRKEWQLQLRIGSAPRSSSVVSTLNDAALTRGGFTLGPVSVQVNAGERIGITGPNGAGKSTLLRLLLGREVPDAGTASLGASVAVGEIDQGRGQLPPDLPLGEAFEAAVPELSSAEARTLLAKFGLKADQVASRVDALSPGERTRASLALLQARGVNLLVLDEPTNHLDLPAIEQLEEALESYEGALLLVSHDRRLLENVRLDTRWEVADGKVNAA from the coding sequence ATGACTGCAACCCTCGTCGCCCGGGACCTTTCCGGCGGCCACGCCCACCGCACCCTTTTCGAGCATCTTTCCCTCACCGTCGCGCCGGGAGACGTGGTGGGCGTGGTGGGCGCCAACGGTGCCGGCAAATCGACGCTGCTGCGGTTGCTCGCCGGAGCGGCCGAACCGCAGGCCGGTACGGTCAGCACATCCCCTGCCGATGCCTTTGTCGGCTGGCTGCCGCAGGAACACGAACGGCTCGCCGGTGAAACGGTGGGCGCGTATCTGGCCCGGCGTACCGGGGCGGCGGCTTCTACTGTTGCCATGGAGGCTGCAGCCGAAGCGCTGGGATCCGAACTCCCCGGAGCGGATGACGCCTATGCGGCTGCACTGGACCGGTGGCTGGCGTCCGGTGCAGCCGACCTCGAAGACCGGGCACCCGCCGTACTGGCGGACCTGGGCCTGCAGCTCGGCCTGGACACCGGGATGGCCGGGCTTTCGGGCGGACAGGCGGCACGCGTGGCGCTGGCCGCCCTGCTGCTGAGCCGCTTCGACATCGTCCTGCTCGACGAACCCACCAATGACCTTGACCTGGACGGCCTGGCACGTCTGGAACAGTTTGTCCGCGGACTCCGCGGCGGCGTCGTGCTGGTGTCCCATGACCGTGAGTTCCTCGCCCGGTGCGTAACCACCGTGGTGGAGCTGGATCTGGCACAGAACAGCGTGGCGGTCTACGACGGCGGCTACGAGGCGTACCTGGAGGAACGCGCCGTGGCCCGCCGGCATGCCCGCGAGGCCTACGACGAGTTCGCTGACAAGAAGGCGGATCTGGTGTCCCGCGCCCGGACCACCCGGGAATGGAGCTCGCAGGGCGTGCGCAACGCCATGAAAAAGAACCCTGACAATGACAAGATCAGGCGCAAGGCCAGCACCGAGTCATCCGAAAAGCAGGCACGGAAAGTCCGCCAGATGGAGTCACGTATCGCCCGCCTGGACGAGGTGGAGGAACCACGCAAGGAGTGGCAGCTGCAGCTGCGCATCGGCTCGGCGCCCCGCTCCAGCTCGGTGGTGTCCACGTTGAACGACGCCGCACTCACCCGCGGCGGATTCACCCTCGGTCCGGTATCGGTGCAGGTGAATGCGGGGGAGCGGATCGGCATCACCGGCCCCAACGGTGCCGGCAAATCCACGCTGCTGCGGCTGCTGCTGGGACGCGAGGTGCCCGACGCCGGTACGGCCTCCCTGGGTGCCTCAGTCGCGGTGGGGGAAATCGATCAGGGCCGCGGCCAGCTCCCGCCCGACCTGCCGCTGGGGGAAGCCTTTGAAGCGGCCGTTCCGGAACTCTCGTCCGCGGAGGCACGGACCCTGCTGGCCAAATTCGGGCTCAAGGCGGATCAGGTGGCGAGCCGGGTCGACGCGTTGTCCCCGGGCGAGCGTACCCGCGCTTCGCTGGCCCTCCTGCAGGCCCGGGGCGTAAACCTGCTGGTCCTGGACGAGCCCACCAACCATTTGGACCTGCCCGCCATCGAGCAGCTCGAAGAGGCGCTGGAAAGCTACGAGGGGGCCCTGCTGCTGGTGTCCCACGACAGGCGGCTGCTGGAGAACGTCCGCCTCGATACCCGCTGGGAAGTCGCGGACGGGAAGGTCAACGCAGCCTAG
- a CDS encoding carboxylesterase/lipase family protein, with amino-acid sequence MAIDVASLVVETGSGLVQGIVDEGVRTWRGIPYAAPPVGGFRLRAPQPPQSWSGIRFAGSFGPVPPQSKAPSLTGTRRRVAMDEDCLSLNVSAPLEPADGLLPVLVYLYGGGFSSGSSAEPTYRGTKLVRDGGVLYVSLNYRIGALGFMDFRAYSTPERPFDANMGLRDQLAALKWVQQNIEAFGGDPDNVTLFGESAGGLAVTTLMCIPAARGLFHQAYAQSPAPSAAYSSELHAAWAADLLEILGVSPSAAAEALTRLPAAKLVNATRKLTTKIGPVKQPGSLSVSPVIDGDFLPRHPIDAFFAGESAPVPLVLGTMAREGALFAKVSNILPSTPERIEKMFAGTDPLARDRVVAAYPGYPSRQRSVDISGDLVFWYPSQMVAEGHSRVAPTWAYRYDYATPAMNLLGFGATHSFDVPVMFGDIGIGTAKALTLLGGAEDLKALSKRFQGSLLSLARHSHPGSDWPAYDEVHRQTRVFDKLDRIESDPFPERRRAWSGYRGYT; translated from the coding sequence GTGGCTATTGACGTTGCTTCACTGGTGGTTGAAACCGGCAGCGGGCTGGTTCAGGGCATAGTCGACGAAGGCGTGCGCACCTGGCGCGGCATCCCCTACGCGGCTCCGCCCGTCGGTGGCTTCCGGCTCAGGGCACCGCAGCCGCCGCAGAGCTGGAGCGGTATCCGCTTCGCCGGCAGCTTTGGGCCGGTTCCTCCCCAGTCCAAAGCTCCCAGCCTCACCGGAACCCGGCGCCGGGTGGCCATGGACGAGGACTGCCTCTCACTGAATGTCTCTGCACCGCTGGAACCCGCGGACGGGCTGCTGCCGGTCCTGGTCTACCTGTACGGCGGCGGCTTCAGCTCCGGCTCCTCCGCGGAGCCTACGTACCGGGGAACAAAGCTGGTCCGGGACGGCGGCGTCCTCTATGTCTCGCTCAATTACCGCATCGGTGCGCTGGGATTCATGGACTTCCGTGCGTACTCGACGCCGGAACGGCCGTTCGACGCCAACATGGGCCTGCGTGACCAGCTCGCCGCCCTGAAATGGGTCCAGCAGAACATCGAAGCCTTCGGCGGCGACCCGGACAATGTCACCCTGTTCGGGGAATCGGCGGGAGGGCTCGCCGTCACCACCCTGATGTGCATTCCCGCCGCCCGGGGCCTGTTCCATCAGGCCTACGCGCAGAGCCCGGCACCGTCCGCAGCCTATTCATCGGAGCTGCATGCGGCCTGGGCGGCCGACCTGCTGGAGATTCTGGGAGTGTCACCCTCCGCAGCCGCGGAAGCCCTGACCCGCTTGCCGGCGGCGAAGCTGGTCAACGCCACCCGTAAACTGACAACGAAGATCGGTCCCGTCAAGCAGCCCGGCTCACTCAGCGTCTCTCCGGTCATTGACGGGGATTTCCTGCCCAGGCATCCCATAGACGCCTTCTTTGCGGGCGAGTCCGCTCCGGTTCCCCTGGTGCTGGGCACCATGGCCCGGGAGGGCGCGCTGTTCGCGAAGGTTTCCAACATCCTGCCGTCAACGCCCGAACGGATCGAGAAGATGTTTGCGGGCACCGATCCACTGGCGCGGGACCGGGTGGTTGCCGCCTATCCCGGATACCCGTCCCGCCAGCGTTCAGTGGATATCAGCGGCGACCTGGTTTTCTGGTATCCCAGCCAAATGGTTGCCGAGGGCCACTCACGCGTGGCGCCCACCTGGGCATACCGCTATGACTATGCGACACCGGCAATGAACCTGCTGGGGTTCGGCGCCACCCATTCCTTCGATGTGCCGGTGATGTTCGGGGATATCGGAATCGGAACCGCCAAGGCCTTGACCCTGCTGGGCGGAGCAGAAGACCTGAAAGCCCTGTCCAAACGGTTCCAGGGTTCGTTGCTGAGCCTGGCCCGGCATTCCCACCCCGGCAGTGACTGGCCGGCCTACGACGAAGTCCACCGGCAGACCCGCGTGTTCGACAAGCTGGACCGGATTGAATCGGATCCGTTCCCGGAACGGCGCCGGGCCTGGTCCGGCTACCGGGGCTACACCTGA
- the lpdA gene encoding dihydrolipoyl dehydrogenase, protein MSEHYDVVVLGAGPGGYVAAIRAAQLGLKTAIVEEKYWGGVCLNVGCIPSKALLRNAELAQLFTNQAKTFGMTGDVTFDYGAAFDRSRQVADGRVKGVHFLMKKNKITEYDGHGVFTDDHTVEVDLSKGGSETITFDNAIIATGTYVRLLPGVELSENVVTYEAQIMDRDLPKKIVIVGAGAIGMEFGYVHRSYGVDVTIIEYLDRALPNEDADVSKEITKQYKKLGIPILTSTKVETVKDNGSSVTVTYTDKNGQQGSIEADRVMMSIGFAPRTEGFGLEKTGVELTERGAIGIDDYMRTNVPHIYAIGDITAKLQLAHVAEAMGVVAAETIGKAETLPLGDYRMMPRATFCQPQVASFGLTEQQARDEGHDVIVSTFPFSANGKAHGLGEPVGFVKLVADAKYGELLGGHLIGPDVSELLPELTLAQKWDLTAAELARNVHTHPTLSEALQEAFHGLTGHMINF, encoded by the coding sequence ATGAGCGAACATTACGACGTCGTGGTCCTCGGGGCCGGACCGGGAGGCTATGTGGCCGCCATCCGCGCCGCGCAACTGGGCTTGAAGACGGCAATAGTGGAGGAGAAATACTGGGGCGGCGTCTGCCTCAATGTCGGGTGTATTCCGTCCAAGGCACTGCTGCGCAATGCCGAACTGGCGCAGCTTTTCACCAACCAGGCCAAGACGTTCGGCATGACCGGTGATGTCACCTTTGATTACGGGGCGGCCTTTGACCGCAGCCGCCAGGTGGCTGACGGCCGGGTCAAGGGTGTCCACTTCCTGATGAAGAAGAACAAGATCACCGAATACGACGGGCACGGCGTCTTCACCGACGACCACACCGTCGAGGTGGACCTGTCCAAGGGCGGCAGCGAGACGATCACCTTCGATAACGCGATCATCGCCACCGGCACCTATGTGCGGCTGCTTCCCGGCGTCGAACTGAGCGAGAACGTGGTGACGTATGAGGCCCAGATCATGGACCGGGACCTGCCGAAGAAGATCGTGATTGTGGGTGCAGGTGCCATCGGAATGGAGTTCGGCTACGTACACCGCAGCTACGGCGTGGACGTGACCATCATCGAGTACCTGGACCGGGCCCTGCCCAACGAGGATGCGGACGTTTCCAAGGAAATCACCAAGCAGTACAAGAAGCTCGGTATCCCCATCCTCACCTCCACCAAGGTGGAAACGGTGAAGGACAACGGCTCGTCCGTCACGGTCACCTATACGGACAAGAACGGCCAGCAGGGCAGCATCGAAGCGGACCGGGTCATGATGTCCATCGGCTTTGCCCCGCGCACCGAGGGATTCGGGCTGGAGAAAACCGGGGTGGAGCTGACGGAACGCGGTGCCATCGGCATTGACGACTACATGCGCACCAACGTCCCGCACATCTACGCGATCGGTGACATCACCGCCAAGCTGCAGCTGGCCCACGTGGCGGAGGCCATGGGTGTGGTGGCAGCAGAAACCATCGGCAAGGCGGAAACCCTGCCGCTGGGCGACTACCGCATGATGCCGCGTGCCACCTTCTGCCAGCCGCAGGTAGCCAGCTTCGGGCTCACCGAACAGCAGGCCCGCGACGAGGGTCACGACGTCATAGTCAGCACCTTCCCGTTTTCCGCCAACGGCAAGGCCCACGGGCTGGGCGAACCGGTGGGCTTCGTGAAACTGGTGGCCGACGCCAAGTACGGGGAACTGCTGGGCGGGCACCTGATCGGCCCCGACGTCTCGGAACTGCTGCCGGAACTGACCCTGGCACAGAAGTGGGACCTGACAGCGGCTGAACTTGCCCGCAACGTGCACACCCACCCGACCCTCAGTGAGGCGCTGCAGGAAGCCTTCCACGGACTGACCGGCCACATGATCAACTTCTAG
- a CDS encoding DUF4389 domain-containing protein, giving the protein MNAGRIVLIVIGSLLVLAGLTAGAGAAGLGILAAAQRDDGYLSVPEETYSVGSYALTSENVEVSPGIRAEDNIGTVQVRGTDPDGELFIGIASEADVDRYLAGVAHSELGDVTFDPFSAEYEEIPGTAAPAPPGEQDFWSVSSAGTGTQELEWPLQEGEWTVVVMNADAAPGVTADLQAGIRSDVLGPLAWWLLIGAVVLVLGGAALILAAILAGRKHGGGYPGPNGGHGPYGYTAAGPPPGTAEAPVLSGARAAQLTAGGAGAPYPARLYGELDPGLSRWLWLVKWFLAIPHYILLAFLWIAFWVATVIAGFAILFTARYPRALFDFNVGVLRWSWRVAFYASGVLGTDRYPPFSLERTDYPADFDVAYPERLSRGLVLVKWWLLVIPQALIVGAFTGSGYVIVRQNGPFGGWDRSMGGGDGGSAVNWATDPAGEGLRSAGAWTVGISLLSLLVLVAAVALLFTGRYPRPLFDFVMGLQRWSYRVLAYTALMRDEYPPFRLDQGPVDARDLPAAGGAARSG; this is encoded by the coding sequence ATGAATGCAGGCAGAATCGTTCTGATCGTTATTGGTTCCCTGCTCGTCCTTGCCGGACTGACTGCGGGGGCAGGTGCCGCCGGCTTGGGGATACTGGCCGCCGCCCAGCGCGACGACGGCTACTTATCCGTTCCCGAAGAGACCTACAGTGTCGGCTCGTACGCCCTGACCAGCGAGAATGTCGAGGTGAGTCCGGGCATCCGGGCGGAGGACAATATCGGGACAGTGCAGGTCCGGGGAACCGACCCCGACGGCGAGCTGTTCATCGGGATTGCGTCCGAGGCCGACGTCGACCGGTACCTTGCCGGCGTCGCCCATTCGGAACTCGGAGACGTAACCTTCGATCCCTTCTCCGCGGAGTACGAGGAGATCCCGGGTACCGCCGCACCGGCCCCGCCGGGGGAGCAGGACTTCTGGTCCGTCTCTTCCGCAGGAACCGGCACGCAGGAGCTTGAGTGGCCGCTGCAGGAGGGCGAGTGGACCGTCGTCGTGATGAACGCCGACGCCGCGCCCGGGGTCACGGCGGACCTGCAGGCGGGAATCCGGTCGGATGTTCTGGGGCCGCTCGCCTGGTGGCTGCTAATCGGAGCCGTCGTCCTGGTACTCGGCGGCGCGGCGCTGATCCTCGCTGCGATCCTGGCCGGCCGGAAGCATGGAGGCGGATACCCCGGGCCCAACGGCGGGCACGGCCCCTACGGCTACACAGCGGCAGGCCCACCACCGGGCACCGCGGAGGCACCGGTGTTGTCCGGCGCCCGCGCAGCGCAGCTGACCGCCGGAGGCGCCGGGGCACCGTATCCCGCCCGGCTCTACGGGGAACTGGACCCCGGGCTGTCCCGGTGGTTGTGGCTGGTGAAGTGGTTCCTGGCCATTCCGCACTACATCCTGCTGGCCTTCCTGTGGATCGCCTTCTGGGTAGCCACCGTCATTGCGGGTTTCGCTATCCTCTTCACTGCCCGTTATCCGCGGGCGCTCTTCGACTTCAATGTGGGGGTGCTCCGCTGGAGCTGGCGGGTTGCGTTCTACGCCTCCGGAGTGCTGGGCACGGACAGGTATCCGCCCTTCAGCCTGGAGCGGACCGACTATCCGGCGGACTTCGACGTCGCCTACCCGGAACGGCTTTCGCGGGGGCTGGTGCTGGTGAAGTGGTGGCTGCTGGTTATCCCGCAGGCGCTGATCGTGGGCGCCTTCACCGGGTCCGGCTATGTCATTGTGCGCCAAAACGGCCCGTTCGGCGGGTGGGACCGGAGCATGGGCGGCGGCGACGGCGGCTCAGCGGTGAACTGGGCAACGGACCCGGCCGGCGAAGGGCTGCGGTCGGCGGGTGCTTGGACAGTGGGCATATCCCTGCTGTCCCTGCTGGTCCTGGTTGCTGCAGTGGCCCTGTTGTTCACCGGACGCTATCCGCGTCCGCTGTTCGACTTCGTTATGGGCCTGCAGCGCTGGTCCTACCGCGTCCTGGCGTACACGGCGCTGATGCGCGACGAATACCCGCCGTTCCGGCTGGACCAGGGGCCGGTTGACGCGCGGGACCTGCCGGCTGCCGGGGGTGCGGCACGTTCCGGCTAG
- a CDS encoding acyl-CoA thioesterase — translation MPLENINFHTRKWVRPEDLNANGTLFGGSLLRWIDEEATVYAILQMGNGRVVTKFMSEINFVSSAVQGDLIEMGLTATKFGRTSLTMQAEVRNMITRRSILTIDKIVFVNLNEEGKPVPHGYTTISYDRDRLPSHHIPPVPFGAEPFSA, via the coding sequence ATGCCCCTTGAAAACATAAATTTCCACACCCGCAAGTGGGTCCGCCCCGAGGACCTGAACGCCAACGGCACCCTGTTCGGCGGCAGCCTGCTGCGCTGGATCGACGAAGAAGCTACCGTCTATGCCATCCTGCAGATGGGCAACGGCCGGGTGGTCACCAAATTCATGTCGGAGATCAACTTCGTCAGTTCGGCGGTTCAGGGCGACTTGATTGAAATGGGGCTCACGGCAACCAAGTTCGGCCGTACGTCGCTGACCATGCAGGCTGAAGTGCGGAACATGATTACCCGTCGCAGCATCCTGACGATCGACAAGATCGTGTTCGTCAACCTGAATGAAGAAGGCAAGCCCGTCCCGCACGGCTACACCACCATCAGTTACGACCGCGACCGCCTGCCTTCCCACCACATCCCCCCGGTGCCGTTCGGGGCGGAACCGTTCTCCGCCTAG
- a CDS encoding glycosyltransferase has product MSLDFPLPQGRAAGGKPLRIAVLSHLHHPISSPFQGGLEMHTSLMAEELVSRGNDVTLFAKAGSLSSGRVVEVLPETFEFRRGLAPAQMQRQQQSLDAALGSAVAAVRAGGFDVVVNNSLSLLPYLELADVPMLTILHTPPLPWIVDAVEDGRAPLSPLHRFVSVSARNATGWSPHLPDLHIIHNGIRLADWPAGTGHRTGTVVWAGRVTPEKGLHIAIAAARMAGMELHFAGPISDAKYFERTVAPHLGRGVQHVGHLDHRELAAFLGSGEVFIASPVWSEPFGLTALEAMACGTPVAALPLGAMPEIIDADGGRLAEGLGADALAAAVTDARGLDRERVRKSAARFSASAMVDAYEDQLHSLPQPDGQPDSGHPDAVLVP; this is encoded by the coding sequence ATGAGTCTTGACTTCCCCCTGCCGCAGGGGCGCGCGGCAGGCGGGAAACCATTGCGCATAGCCGTCCTGTCGCACCTGCACCACCCGATCTCCAGCCCGTTCCAGGGCGGACTTGAAATGCACACCTCGCTGATGGCGGAAGAACTCGTGTCCCGCGGCAACGATGTCACGCTCTTCGCCAAGGCCGGCTCCCTGTCCAGCGGCCGGGTGGTGGAGGTCCTCCCGGAAACCTTCGAATTCCGGCGCGGGCTGGCTCCCGCACAAATGCAGCGGCAGCAGCAGTCCCTCGACGCCGCGCTGGGCTCGGCCGTCGCCGCGGTCCGGGCCGGCGGTTTCGACGTCGTCGTGAACAACTCGCTGAGCCTGCTCCCGTACCTGGAGCTGGCGGATGTGCCGATGCTGACCATCCTCCACACCCCGCCGTTGCCGTGGATTGTGGACGCCGTAGAGGATGGACGTGCCCCGCTCTCACCGCTGCACCGCTTCGTCAGTGTTTCGGCCCGCAATGCCACCGGCTGGTCTCCGCACCTGCCGGACCTGCACATCATCCACAACGGCATCCGGCTGGCGGACTGGCCCGCGGGCACCGGACACCGTACCGGAACCGTCGTCTGGGCCGGACGGGTCACACCCGAAAAAGGCCTGCACATAGCGATTGCTGCGGCCCGGATGGCAGGGATGGAACTGCACTTCGCCGGGCCGATCAGCGACGCGAAGTATTTCGAACGCACCGTCGCCCCGCATCTGGGCCGCGGAGTGCAGCACGTCGGCCACCTCGACCACCGGGAACTGGCCGCCTTCCTTGGGTCCGGAGAAGTCTTCATTGCCTCGCCTGTCTGGTCCGAGCCTTTCGGATTGACCGCGCTGGAGGCGATGGCCTGCGGCACGCCGGTGGCGGCCCTGCCGCTGGGAGCCATGCCGGAGATCATCGACGCCGACGGCGGCCGGCTCGCCGAAGGCCTCGGTGCCGATGCCCTGGCCGCGGCCGTCACGGACGCCCGCGGCCTCGACCGTGAGCGGGTACGGAAATCCGCGGCCCGCTTCAGCGCCTCAGCCATGGTGGATGCCTACGAGGACCAGCTGCACTCCCTGCCCCAACCGGACGGACAGCCCGACTCCGGCCATCCCGACGCCGTCCTCGTGCCGTAA
- a CDS encoding glycosyltransferase encodes MPSSRMPRVAYYAHHHGTGHLRHAANIARLAAVELLVTGTAPPGGPPRLPGGARFAPLPPDVGPDGPFEPGPGDFLHYAPAGPALQSRFSQLHRLWEGFAPDVVVVDVSVEVAAFARLAGYPVIHRRMHGERTDTAHRLAYDSVHRLIAYFPEAVEDPAHLQAYGSKSTYLGMLAPDTAPAAGLIPVRPRTVAVQTSLGGSGVALKDVLAAARQTPGWQWDVMGHTAGTPGEVPANVSLLGVVADPGPRLAAADVVVTSAGHNAVAAAAAARRPALLIPEPRPFREQAVFASSLAAAGAAAAASFASVADWPSLLEELRGTDPQLLARTLLVSPAHYRDRFLAAVESAVSGGEGDPVPGGRDVSTAH; translated from the coding sequence TTGCCTTCTTCCCGCATGCCCCGCGTGGCCTACTACGCGCACCACCACGGCACCGGCCACCTGCGTCACGCCGCCAACATTGCCCGGCTGGCTGCCGTGGAGCTGCTTGTCACCGGAACCGCCCCGCCCGGGGGACCTCCACGCCTGCCCGGCGGAGCGCGGTTCGCGCCGCTGCCGCCCGACGTCGGACCTGACGGCCCCTTCGAGCCCGGGCCGGGGGACTTCCTGCACTATGCGCCGGCAGGTCCGGCGCTGCAGTCCCGCTTCAGCCAGCTGCACCGGCTCTGGGAAGGATTTGCCCCGGACGTGGTGGTCGTGGATGTGTCCGTGGAGGTCGCCGCCTTTGCGCGGCTCGCGGGTTATCCGGTCATCCACCGCCGGATGCACGGGGAACGGACCGACACGGCACACCGGCTGGCCTACGACTCCGTTCACCGGCTCATCGCCTACTTCCCGGAAGCCGTCGAAGATCCGGCGCATCTGCAGGCGTACGGCTCCAAGAGCACCTATCTGGGCATGCTGGCTCCGGACACCGCTCCCGCCGCCGGGCTCATCCCCGTGCGGCCCCGGACCGTCGCGGTGCAGACCTCCCTGGGCGGCAGCGGCGTAGCGCTCAAGGACGTGCTTGCCGCGGCCCGGCAGACCCCGGGATGGCAGTGGGACGTTATGGGACATACCGCCGGCACCCCGGGCGAGGTTCCCGCGAATGTGTCGCTGCTGGGCGTGGTCGCGGATCCGGGACCCCGGCTGGCCGCCGCGGATGTGGTGGTCACCTCGGCCGGCCACAATGCGGTGGCCGCCGCAGCTGCCGCACGCCGTCCGGCGCTGCTGATTCCCGAACCCCGGCCGTTCCGGGAGCAGGCCGTTTTCGCCTCTTCGCTCGCGGCAGCGGGTGCAGCCGCCGCGGCAAGCTTCGCCTCAGTGGCGGACTGGCCGAGCCTGCTGGAAGAACTGCGCGGAACGGATCCGCAGCTGCTGGCCAGGACCCTCCTGGTTTCCCCCGCCCACTACCGGGACCGGTTCCTGGCCGCCGTCGAGTCGGCCGTCTCCGGTGGCGAGGGGGATCCCGTTCCCGGCGGCCGGGACGTCAGTACGGCGCATTGA
- a CDS encoding glycosyltransferase family 2 protein, with translation MQPQQTGPDQAFSVLIISSGRDAHLANAVRGISRSTRRPAEIVVCYLNQPEAVPPPSDVPLRVVHAASGPGEPLPLGAGRNAAAAAARSAVLVFLDVDCIPATGMFGHLLADLDRTGGLVMAAPRYLTADADVPAWVSDGDDQVLHRDSVPHHARAALAPAPGEPARASQEYALFWSLGFAVHREIFERIGGFDESFAGYGGEDTDFAFTAQRKAVPLAFSGATMFHQHHGVHRPPLQHLDSIVINAKAFRAKWGSWPMTGWLEAFAREGYVSWERDGGDLRLLRRPGPDELAAARVNAPY, from the coding sequence ATGCAGCCGCAGCAGACCGGCCCGGATCAGGCGTTTTCGGTGCTGATCATCAGCTCGGGACGGGATGCCCACCTGGCCAATGCCGTCCGAGGGATCAGCCGCTCCACCCGCCGGCCCGCAGAGATTGTGGTCTGCTACCTGAACCAGCCCGAGGCCGTTCCCCCGCCCAGTGACGTACCGCTGCGGGTGGTCCACGCGGCGTCGGGCCCCGGCGAACCGCTGCCCCTGGGGGCAGGCAGGAACGCCGCTGCTGCGGCGGCGCGGTCCGCAGTTCTGGTCTTCCTCGACGTGGACTGCATTCCCGCAACTGGCATGTTCGGGCACCTGCTGGCAGATCTGGACCGCACCGGCGGACTGGTGATGGCCGCACCCCGCTACCTCACGGCGGACGCGGACGTGCCGGCGTGGGTCTCCGACGGCGACGATCAGGTGCTGCACCGGGACTCCGTACCGCACCACGCACGTGCTGCCCTGGCACCGGCGCCGGGAGAACCGGCACGTGCCTCCCAGGAATACGCCCTGTTCTGGTCCCTGGGGTTTGCCGTGCACCGGGAGATCTTCGAACGGATCGGCGGCTTTGACGAGTCCTTTGCCGGGTACGGCGGCGAAGACACGGACTTCGCCTTCACAGCGCAGCGGAAGGCGGTCCCGCTGGCGTTCTCCGGCGCAACCATGTTCCACCAGCACCACGGCGTTCACCGGCCGCCGCTGCAGCACCTGGACTCCATTGTCATTAACGCCAAGGCGTTCCGGGCCAAATGGGGCAGCTGGCCGATGACCGGCTGGCTCGAAGCCTTCGCCCGGGAAGGCTACGTGTCCTGGGAGCGCGACGGCGGGGACCTGCGGCTGCTGCGCCGTCCGGGTCCCGACGAGCTCGCCGCGGCCCGCGTCAATGCGCCGTACTGA